From the Natrarchaeobaculum aegyptiacum genome, one window contains:
- the artA gene encoding archaeosortase A, whose product MSAVPVTSGSLPVGGLESVVGGSVTPAVLSSPALDALAWVAIAGFFVAVVAQWRDQADLARLLAAGSWVVFGVFWLTMVPYYYYDAQSPLQTILALAALPLCAYTGYLLYGGRESLLLLSKAVALMGLIYLPAETIPFVRQWLIETTAMQAHLVMDLIAESPGLSEGANGYQSRFDFDPDETATGRTTYIVLACTGIGSMAIFGGLIAAVSAPLKRKLGAFALAIGVIWFLNLLRNVFIALASPHGWFQFDWLVSFMTTYMGAQPDRVSFLVAHNYIAQSLSVVALVGITFLVVRILPEILAPLEEVLFIISGTEYDLFEALGKEDARPDDWR is encoded by the coding sequence ATGTCTGCCGTCCCCGTTACGTCCGGGAGTCTCCCAGTCGGCGGTCTCGAGTCCGTCGTCGGTGGGTCCGTGACCCCGGCTGTCCTGTCTTCCCCTGCCCTCGACGCCCTCGCGTGGGTCGCCATCGCGGGTTTCTTCGTCGCAGTCGTCGCCCAGTGGCGCGATCAGGCCGACCTCGCGCGCCTGCTGGCGGCGGGTTCGTGGGTCGTCTTCGGAGTCTTCTGGCTCACGATGGTGCCGTACTACTATTACGACGCCCAGAGCCCCCTCCAGACGATCCTCGCACTCGCCGCGCTTCCGCTGTGTGCCTACACCGGCTACCTGCTCTACGGCGGCCGGGAGTCGCTGCTGTTGCTCTCGAAGGCGGTCGCTCTCATGGGGCTGATCTACTTGCCCGCCGAGACGATCCCGTTCGTCCGACAGTGGCTCATCGAGACCACGGCGATGCAGGCCCACCTCGTGATGGACCTGATCGCCGAGAGCCCCGGCCTCAGTGAGGGTGCCAACGGCTACCAGAGCCGGTTCGACTTCGATCCCGACGAGACCGCCACCGGTCGAACGACCTACATCGTACTCGCGTGTACCGGCATCGGGAGCATGGCTATCTTCGGTGGCCTGATCGCGGCCGTCTCCGCACCGCTGAAACGAAAACTCGGCGCGTTCGCACTCGCAATCGGAGTCATCTGGTTTCTGAACCTCCTGCGCAACGTCTTCATCGCGCTTGCCTCACCACACGGCTGGTTCCAGTTCGACTGGCTCGTCAGCTTCATGACCACCTACATGGGGGCCCAGCCCGACCGCGTCTCCTTCCTCGTCGCCCACAACTACATCGCCCAGAGTCTCTCGGTCGTCGCCCTCGTGGGAATTACCTTCCTCGTCGTCCGGATCCTGCCGGAGATCCTCGCCCCGCTCGAGGAGGTCCTCTTCATCATCTCCGGCACCGAGTACGACCTCTTCGAGGCCCTCGGCAAGGAAGACGCCAGACCCGACGACTGGCGGTGA
- a CDS encoding metallophosphoesterase, with protein sequence MTDATPAVDLPFILAPRAVYIPAADALVLADVHLGRGVASSVDAPLDDAGDVRNRLEPLLERFEPGTVVIAGDLLHAFDRLPYGVERDLAALESHVDAAGADLVVTPGNHDGMLESVFDGETTSAYRLRDGETVVCHGHERPTLEAERYVVGHDHPALSVDGRKRPCFLYGPAAYEGADVLVLPAFTRLASGATVNGMRARDFQSPLVSDVDRFHPALWDSGSEQALWFPPLGECRHLL encoded by the coding sequence GTGACCGACGCCACACCCGCCGTCGACCTTCCGTTCATCCTCGCCCCGCGAGCCGTCTACATTCCCGCAGCCGACGCGCTCGTCCTCGCCGACGTCCACCTCGGTCGCGGCGTCGCCTCGAGCGTCGACGCTCCCCTCGACGACGCCGGCGACGTCCGGAATCGACTCGAGCCCCTGCTCGAGCGCTTCGAGCCGGGAACGGTCGTGATCGCGGGCGACCTGCTCCACGCCTTCGACCGCCTCCCGTACGGCGTCGAACGCGACCTCGCCGCCCTCGAATCGCACGTCGACGCGGCGGGTGCGGACCTCGTCGTCACGCCCGGGAACCACGACGGGATGCTCGAGTCGGTCTTCGACGGCGAGACGACCTCGGCCTACCGGCTGAGAGACGGCGAGACGGTCGTCTGCCACGGTCACGAGCGCCCCACTCTCGAGGCCGAGCGGTACGTGGTCGGTCACGATCACCCGGCGCTCTCGGTCGACGGTCGCAAGCGGCCGTGTTTCCTCTACGGCCCCGCTGCCTACGAGGGTGCGGACGTGCTCGTCCTGCCTGCCTTCACCCGGCTAGCATCGGGTGCGACGGTCAACGGCATGCGCGCCCGAGACTTCCAGTCGCCGCTGGTATCCGACGTCGACCGGTTCCACCCGGCGCTCTGGGATTCCGGGAGCGAGCAGGCGCTGTGGTTTCCGCCGCTCGGCGAGTGTCGGCATCTTCTCTAA
- a CDS encoding class I SAM-dependent methyltransferase: MTNSPHQSAGWQVEQSASEAYEQYLVPPMFAPWADRLIETSDVREGDRVLDVACGTGIVARRVASRVSESGSVVGVDVNEGMLAVAAATTADSHPSVEWRRGDATDLPFSDERFDVVCCQQALQFVDDPVAAVRQMHRVLVPGGRMTSSVWRPLEFQPAYVALADALADHVGDEAGKMMRSPFPDWDGSDLRTLVQDAGFDDVSVTVEIGSVRYPSVEEFVRREAASSPLAEPITALESGVRDELVREVEDALATYRDDDGIVSPMESYVVVADR; the protein is encoded by the coding sequence ATGACCAATTCCCCACACCAATCGGCCGGCTGGCAGGTCGAACAGAGTGCATCCGAAGCCTACGAACAGTATCTCGTCCCGCCCATGTTCGCGCCGTGGGCTGACCGACTGATCGAGACCAGTGACGTCCGAGAGGGCGACCGAGTGCTGGACGTTGCCTGCGGGACCGGCATCGTGGCACGACGTGTTGCGTCCCGGGTGAGCGAGAGTGGGTCCGTCGTGGGAGTCGACGTCAACGAGGGGATGCTCGCAGTTGCGGCAGCGACCACCGCCGACAGTCACCCGTCGGTCGAGTGGCGACGGGGCGATGCGACCGACCTCCCGTTCTCCGACGAGCGGTTCGACGTCGTCTGCTGCCAACAGGCCCTCCAGTTCGTCGACGATCCTGTCGCGGCAGTCCGGCAGATGCATCGGGTTCTCGTTCCAGGTGGACGGATGACCTCGAGTGTCTGGCGACCGCTCGAGTTTCAGCCTGCGTACGTGGCGTTGGCCGACGCACTGGCGGATCACGTCGGTGACGAGGCCGGAAAGATGATGCGCTCTCCGTTTCCCGACTGGGATGGCAGTGACCTGCGAACACTCGTTCAGGATGCAGGATTCGACGACGTCTCGGTCACCGTCGAGATCGGGTCCGTTCGCTATCCGTCGGTCGAGGAGTTCGTTCGCCGCGAGGCTGCGAGTTCGCCGCTTGCCGAACCAATCACAGCCCTCGAAAGCGGGGTTCGAGACGAACTGGTTCGGGAGGTCGAGGATGCGTTAGCCACGTATCGTGACGACGACGGAATCGTCTCGCCGATGGAATCGTACGTCGTCGTTGCAGACCGGTAG
- a CDS encoding helix-turn-helix transcriptional regulator, translating into MGATLDDIEFLVSSGHRVGVLEALATGPSDRRDLCVATGASSPTMGRILTDFRERHWIERDGNVYRLTSLGEFVATQFGEFRNAMAAQRRLREVWSWLPHELEGFDSALFTDVVVSQPGPGYPYEPVERLTELFATTSTMRGFGMALLKSGNLEPFFDHVRDGLECEYIYPPTVLESLLRWDEETVLDAVRRSNYTVLLHDGLPLDERCGICLFDEAVSICCYDPETGTLQSLVDTRSDEMRTWADSHYERFRDEARALTDAADPTDATDAADRHSVDSIRRSMRSDSK; encoded by the coding sequence ATGGGTGCGACACTCGACGACATCGAGTTCCTCGTCAGTTCGGGCCACCGCGTCGGGGTGCTCGAGGCACTGGCCACCGGTCCGAGTGACAGGCGGGATCTGTGCGTCGCAACGGGAGCGTCGTCCCCGACCATGGGACGAATCCTCACCGACTTCCGGGAGCGCCACTGGATCGAACGAGACGGGAACGTCTACCGCCTAACCAGCCTCGGCGAATTCGTCGCCACCCAGTTTGGGGAGTTCCGGAACGCCATGGCGGCTCAACGCCGACTCCGCGAGGTCTGGTCGTGGCTGCCCCACGAACTCGAGGGGTTCGACAGTGCACTGTTCACCGACGTGGTAGTCTCCCAGCCAGGACCGGGATATCCCTACGAACCCGTCGAACGGCTCACGGAACTCTTCGCGACGACGAGCACGATGCGGGGGTTCGGCATGGCACTGCTCAAGTCGGGGAATCTGGAACCCTTCTTCGACCACGTTCGGGATGGCCTGGAGTGTGAGTACATCTATCCGCCCACCGTCCTCGAGAGCCTCCTCAGGTGGGACGAAGAAACCGTCCTGGATGCGGTGAGACGCTCCAACTACACCGTCTTGCTCCACGACGGTCTTCCGCTCGACGAGCGATGTGGAATCTGCCTGTTCGACGAGGCTGTCAGCATCTGCTGCTACGATCCGGAAACGGGGACGTTACAGTCGCTCGTCGACACTCGAAGCGACGAGATGCGGACGTGGGCAGACTCCCACTACGAACGGTTCCGAGACGAGGCTCGAGCGCTCACTGACGCGGCTGACCCGACGGACGCGACGGACGCGGCTGACCGGCACTCAGTCGATTCGATTCGACGATCGATGCGATCCGACTCGAAGTAG
- a CDS encoding tRNA-binding protein, with the protein MVESPFDVEIEVGEVVAAEPFPEAEKPKLTKLWIDLGGREIQSAGQYAHHYEPADLEGRQVLCATNLGSVRIAGFESEALTVGVPDEDGYPVLVEPGKSVPLGGVLF; encoded by the coding sequence ATGGTCGAGAGTCCGTTCGACGTGGAAATCGAAGTCGGGGAGGTCGTCGCCGCCGAACCGTTTCCCGAAGCCGAGAAGCCGAAGCTGACCAAACTCTGGATCGACCTCGGCGGTCGGGAAATCCAGTCGGCTGGCCAGTACGCCCACCACTACGAGCCGGCCGACCTCGAGGGGCGACAGGTGCTGTGTGCGACGAATCTCGGGTCCGTCCGCATCGCCGGATTCGAGTCCGAGGCATTGACCGTCGGTGTTCCGGACGAAGATGGATATCCGGTGCTCGTCGAACCGGGGAAATCGGTGCCGCTGGGCGGGGTTCTCTTCTAA
- a CDS encoding MBL fold metallo-hydrolase — protein sequence MTELEPDIERVPGTDDIYRVDGRLMGQPEQLAVYVLDTPEPAVVDTGAADTTPAAVLAALEELGIDREDVAHLIPTHVHLDHAGGTGELAGDCPNATVHCHERGIDFLTDPDLLEKLKESVERAIGMPEPYGDPDPVPPERARSITDGTTIDLGDRTLEAIDAPGHAPHQACLFDPSTDVLFTADAVGMWYDEEIYPATLPPNFDLEDCLDTLERLTEREPEVACFPHFGVAPDAMACLERYEQRLPAFVDAVATAAETTDDPVQIANELREEWGSMGLEGDVAGVLLYLSDD from the coding sequence GTGACCGAACTCGAGCCCGATATCGAACGCGTACCTGGAACCGACGACATCTATCGCGTCGACGGCCGCCTGATGGGCCAGCCCGAACAGCTCGCGGTCTACGTCCTCGATACGCCGGAGCCAGCCGTCGTCGACACCGGAGCGGCCGATACGACCCCGGCTGCCGTCCTCGCGGCACTCGAGGAACTCGGCATCGACCGCGAGGACGTCGCCCACCTGATCCCGACGCACGTCCACCTCGACCACGCCGGCGGGACGGGGGAACTCGCCGGGGACTGTCCGAACGCGACCGTCCACTGCCACGAGCGCGGCATCGACTTCCTCACCGATCCCGACCTCCTCGAGAAGCTCAAGGAAAGCGTCGAACGAGCCATCGGCATGCCCGAGCCCTACGGCGACCCGGATCCCGTCCCGCCTGAACGTGCCCGGTCGATCACCGACGGCACCACGATCGATCTCGGCGACCGGACGCTCGAGGCCATCGACGCGCCGGGCCACGCACCCCATCAGGCCTGTCTGTTCGACCCCTCGACGGACGTCCTGTTCACCGCCGACGCGGTCGGCATGTGGTACGACGAGGAGATCTACCCGGCGACCCTGCCGCCGAACTTCGACCTCGAGGACTGCCTCGACACCCTCGAGCGACTGACGGAACGCGAGCCCGAGGTCGCCTGCTTTCCCCACTTCGGCGTCGCGCCCGACGCGATGGCCTGCCTCGAGCGCTACGAGCAGCGCCTCCCCGCGTTCGTCGACGCGGTCGCCACGGCCGCCGAGACGACCGACGATCCGGTCCAGATCGCCAACGAGCTCCGCGAGGAGTGGGGCAGCATGGGCCTCGAGGGCGACGTCGCCGGCGTTCTCCTCTACCTGTCGGACGACTGA
- a CDS encoding putative sulfate/molybdate transporter: protein MAYSSSTGEETALEFSLRELTGALGDSVTVLPLLIALAATTSVSLPHVLVGFGVFQIVWGLFYGLPLSVEPMKALVGLAIVGSLSYPELAAAGLLAGVVLLVVGRLGFVGLLEAVVGEPVVRGVQFAVALLLLEAALGLSLETPVVALAGLALVGLFALAGAHRSSVLVVLALGGVAAVATAGVPAPRLPEPALFPAGTPTMTGAALEGTVAQLGMTIGNAAIATALLCGDLYDRDVSADRLSQSMGVTCLAAIPAGGVPMCHGSGGLAGKYAFGARTAGANVLLGIGYLALAFVAAGALLAAFPVALLGVLLVVVALELGRAAFAPVGVGDVQSLALVVGVGVVGLLVNVGVAFVLGAVVYWVLSRPA, encoded by the coding sequence ATGGCCTACTCGAGCAGTACGGGAGAGGAAACAGCACTCGAGTTCTCGCTCCGGGAACTGACGGGGGCGCTAGGGGATTCGGTTACAGTACTCCCGTTACTGATCGCCCTCGCGGCCACGACGAGCGTCTCGCTTCCCCACGTGCTGGTCGGCTTCGGCGTCTTTCAGATCGTCTGGGGGCTGTTTTACGGGTTGCCGCTGTCGGTCGAGCCGATGAAGGCGCTGGTCGGTCTCGCCATCGTCGGCTCGCTCTCGTATCCAGAACTGGCCGCGGCCGGACTCCTCGCTGGTGTCGTCCTCCTCGTCGTCGGCCGACTCGGATTCGTCGGACTCCTCGAGGCCGTCGTCGGCGAACCCGTCGTTCGTGGCGTCCAGTTCGCCGTCGCCTTGCTCTTGCTCGAGGCCGCCCTCGGACTCTCGCTCGAGACGCCCGTGGTCGCACTCGCTGGGCTCGCCCTCGTCGGCCTGTTCGCGCTCGCGGGCGCACACCGCTCGAGCGTCCTCGTCGTGCTCGCCCTCGGTGGCGTCGCCGCCGTGGCCACCGCGGGCGTTCCGGCACCCCGGCTTCCCGAACCCGCGCTCTTCCCCGCTGGGACGCCGACGATGACGGGGGCCGCACTCGAGGGGACCGTCGCCCAGCTCGGGATGACGATCGGCAACGCGGCCATCGCCACCGCGTTGCTCTGTGGCGACCTCTACGATCGGGACGTCTCCGCGGACAGGCTCTCCCAGAGCATGGGCGTCACCTGCCTCGCAGCGATCCCCGCCGGCGGCGTCCCGATGTGTCACGGCAGCGGCGGTCTCGCGGGCAAGTACGCCTTTGGCGCCCGGACCGCCGGCGCGAACGTCCTCCTCGGAATCGGTTACCTCGCGCTCGCGTTCGTGGCCGCCGGCGCGCTGCTCGCTGCCTTCCCGGTGGCGCTGCTCGGCGTCTTGCTCGTCGTGGTTGCCCTCGAGCTCGGACGGGCCGCGTTCGCGCCCGTCGGCGTCGGTGACGTACAGTCGCTCGCGCTGGTGGTCGGCGTCGGCGTCGTCGGCCTGCTGGTCAACGTCGGCGTCGCGTTCGTCCTCGGGGCGGTCGTCTACTGGGTGCTCTCTCGGCCGGCCTGA
- a CDS encoding DUF7384 family protein, producing MPDVDGRGRGDDDAETDDEDAGPQPGNGPDDDHPDPARVVADPRVLAADLLVDGDARAALAHVRQHSWIDLVASDQLLEQTEMLVSDLTDADSELAAAHRDRLAAERVRVDQPAGDHPALASAYRGNAAHLLSYDERLASAKAGLTLQPRVSVSVRPPDAFARLFDPESLYEAVEGGEYPGPDRTQRS from the coding sequence GTGCCCGACGTCGACGGTCGTGGGCGTGGTGACGACGACGCCGAGACCGACGACGAAGACGCGGGTCCCCAGCCGGGGAACGGTCCCGACGACGACCACCCGGACCCTGCACGCGTCGTCGCCGACCCACGGGTACTGGCCGCGGACCTCCTCGTGGATGGCGACGCTCGCGCCGCGCTCGCCCACGTCCGCCAGCACTCGTGGATCGACCTCGTCGCGAGTGACCAGCTCCTCGAGCAAACCGAAATGCTCGTTTCCGACCTCACTGACGCCGATTCCGAGCTGGCGGCTGCCCACCGGGACCGGCTCGCGGCCGAGCGAGTCCGGGTCGACCAGCCCGCAGGTGACCACCCGGCGCTTGCGTCGGCCTACCGGGGGAACGCGGCCCACCTCCTCTCGTACGACGAGCGGCTGGCGTCGGCGAAAGCCGGACTCACGCTCCAGCCCCGCGTCTCGGTGAGTGTTCGCCCGCCGGACGCCTTCGCTCGCCTGTTCGACCCCGAGAGTCTTTACGAGGCCGTCGAAGGTGGTGAGTATCCCGGTCCAGACCGGACGCAACGTTCCTGA
- a CDS encoding XTP/dITP diphosphatase: protein MGIRFVTGNEGKAREADAYLEGVADVEQVAYDYTEVQSDSLEEIAGHGAQEAYEALEGADPVLVDDAGLFVDALGGFPGPYSAYVEDTVGVERLWRLVEAEDNRRAHFRTVLAYADGERVETFDGSVGGTIVAPRGEGGFGYDPIFEYNGQTMAEMSTEEKNAISHRGRALATFAEWLADAE, encoded by the coding sequence ATGGGCATTCGATTCGTCACCGGCAACGAGGGTAAAGCCCGCGAGGCCGACGCCTACCTCGAGGGCGTCGCCGACGTCGAACAGGTCGCATACGACTACACCGAGGTTCAGAGCGACTCGCTCGAAGAGATCGCTGGCCACGGCGCACAGGAGGCATACGAGGCACTCGAGGGCGCGGATCCGGTGCTGGTCGACGACGCGGGACTGTTCGTCGACGCACTCGGTGGCTTTCCGGGGCCGTACTCGGCCTACGTCGAGGACACGGTCGGCGTCGAGCGGCTCTGGCGGCTCGTCGAGGCCGAGGACAATCGCCGGGCACACTTCCGGACGGTGCTGGCCTACGCCGACGGCGAGCGAGTCGAGACCTTCGACGGCAGCGTGGGTGGAACGATCGTCGCTCCGCGCGGTGAGGGTGGGTTCGGCTACGATCCGATCTTCGAGTACAACGGCCAGACGATGGCCGAGATGAGCACCGAGGAGAAGAACGCGATCTCACACCGGGGGCGGGCGCTCGCGACGTTCGCCGAATGGCTGGCCGACGCCGAGTAG
- a CDS encoding DUF5808 domain-containing protein produces the protein MADKPTSGEILGVPYNFERPSLSRMLSSYWQPGEGMLVEKPFGVGYTLNLANWRSWLVVLVAGALLYQQERSAAAADEADEDEPVEVIVDDE, from the coding sequence ATGGCAGACAAGCCGACATCCGGAGAGATCCTCGGCGTACCGTACAACTTCGAGCGACCAAGTCTCAGCCGTATGCTCTCGTCGTACTGGCAACCGGGCGAAGGGATGCTCGTCGAGAAGCCCTTCGGCGTCGGTTACACGCTCAACCTCGCGAACTGGCGGTCGTGGCTCGTCGTGCTCGTCGCCGGCGCGCTGCTGTACCAGCAGGAACGAAGCGCCGCCGCGGCCGACGAGGCCGACGAGGACGAACCCGTCGAAGTGATCGTCGACGACGAGTAA
- a CDS encoding YgaP family membrane protein has translation MERNVGGLDRIARGALGVVLVVAALSSYRSRKRNRAAIAGIAGIGLLVNAVTCFCGANYALGIDTTSDSTVEGAALEETHS, from the coding sequence ATGGAACGGAACGTGGGTGGACTCGATCGCATCGCTCGCGGCGCACTCGGCGTCGTGCTGGTCGTCGCCGCACTCAGTTCCTACCGCAGTCGAAAGCGCAATCGGGCCGCCATCGCCGGAATCGCAGGGATCGGATTGCTGGTCAACGCCGTCACCTGTTTCTGTGGCGCTAACTACGCACTCGGAATCGACACGACGTCGGACTCGACGGTCGAGGGCGCGGCGCTCGAGGAGACTCACTCCTGA
- a CDS encoding bifunctional N(6)-L-threonylcarbamoyladenine synthase/serine/threonine protein kinase — MSDHSGTTGQSDTRILGIEGTAWAASAAVYDAADGVDSVVIETDAYEPDSGGIHPREAAEHMHEAIPQVVERALAHAVETHDGGAGEPPVDVDERCSSDKQAAPVDAVAFSRGPGLGPCLRIVGTAARALAQSLSVPLVGVNHMVAHLEIGRHTAGFDDPVCLNASGANAHLLAYRNGRYRVLGETMDTGVGNAIDKFTRHVGWSHPGGPKVEAAAKDGEYVDLPYVVKGMDFSFSGIMSAAKQAVDDGTPVEDVCFSLQENVFGMLTEVSERALSLTGSDELVLGGGVGQNARLREMLAEMCDQRGADFHAPDPRFLRDNAGMIAVLGARMYEAGDTLALEESRVDPNFRPDQVDVTWRGPPEQREGMVNPAAVADDGEDATVQGAEAIVDLEPEAGRVTKRRVEKSYRHPALDDRLRRERTTLEARLTSLARREGVPTPVLRDVDPAEARLEFAHVGESDLRDDLSSERVREVGRHLARLHRAGFVHGDPTTRNVRVGCAGRDASQTGRAADGRERDSDRTYLIDFGLGYHTDHVEDYAMDLHVFDQSLVGTAADPDPLREAVREGYRHVGDERVLERLRTIEGRGRYQE, encoded by the coding sequence GTGAGTGACCACTCCGGAACGACCGGACAATCCGACACCCGCATTCTCGGTATCGAAGGCACTGCCTGGGCAGCCAGCGCAGCGGTCTACGACGCCGCGGACGGCGTCGATTCCGTCGTCATCGAAACCGACGCCTACGAGCCCGACAGCGGCGGCATTCACCCCCGCGAGGCCGCCGAGCACATGCACGAGGCGATCCCGCAGGTCGTCGAGCGTGCGCTCGCACACGCCGTCGAGACCCACGACGGGGGTGCGGGTGAACCACCGGTGGACGTCGACGAGCGCTGCTCGTCGGACAAACAGGCTGCGCCTGTTGACGCCGTCGCCTTCTCTCGCGGCCCCGGCCTCGGCCCCTGCCTCCGGATCGTCGGGACGGCCGCACGCGCGCTCGCCCAGTCGCTTTCCGTCCCGCTCGTCGGCGTCAACCACATGGTCGCCCACCTCGAGATCGGCCGCCACACCGCCGGCTTCGACGATCCGGTCTGTCTGAACGCCAGCGGCGCGAACGCCCACCTGCTGGCCTACCGGAACGGCCGGTATCGTGTGCTCGGCGAGACGATGGACACCGGCGTCGGCAACGCCATCGACAAATTCACCCGCCACGTCGGCTGGTCCCACCCCGGCGGTCCGAAAGTCGAGGCGGCCGCGAAAGACGGCGAGTACGTCGACCTGCCCTACGTCGTCAAGGGGATGGACTTCTCGTTTTCGGGAATCATGAGCGCCGCCAAGCAGGCCGTAGACGACGGGACGCCCGTCGAGGACGTCTGCTTCTCGTTGCAGGAGAACGTCTTCGGCATGCTGACCGAGGTCTCGGAACGAGCGCTGTCGCTGACCGGCAGCGACGAACTCGTCCTCGGCGGCGGCGTCGGGCAAAACGCCCGCCTTCGGGAGATGCTCGCCGAGATGTGCGACCAGCGCGGGGCCGACTTTCACGCCCCCGATCCGCGTTTCCTGCGCGATAACGCCGGCATGATCGCCGTCCTCGGCGCACGGATGTACGAGGCCGGCGATACGCTGGCACTCGAGGAGTCCCGCGTCGATCCGAACTTCCGTCCCGATCAGGTCGACGTAACCTGGCGTGGGCCGCCCGAGCAGCGCGAGGGGATGGTGAACCCGGCTGCAGTCGCAGACGACGGCGAAGACGCTACCGTACAGGGTGCAGAGGCGATCGTCGACCTCGAACCCGAGGCTGGCCGGGTGACCAAACGCCGGGTCGAAAAGAGCTACCGCCACCCCGCCCTCGACGACCGCCTGCGCCGGGAGCGAACCACGCTCGAGGCCCGCCTGACCAGCCTCGCCCGCCGCGAGGGCGTCCCGACGCCCGTCCTGCGAGACGTCGATCCAGCCGAGGCGCGACTCGAGTTCGCCCACGTCGGCGAGTCGGATCTCCGGGACGACCTCTCGTCCGAACGGGTCCGGGAGGTGGGGCGACACCTCGCAAGACTGCACCGGGCGGGGTTCGTCCACGGCGATCCGACGACCAGAAACGTGCGGGTCGGGTGTGCGGGACGCGACGCGTCCCAGACCGGGCGAGCGGCCGACGGCCGCGAGCGGGATTCGGATCGGACGTACCTCATCGACTTCGGTCTCGGCTACCACACCGACCACGTCGAGGACTACGCGATGGACCTGCACGTCTTCGACCAGAGCCTCGTCGGCACGGCCGCAGACCCCGACCCGCTGCGCGAGGCGGTCCGTGAAGGGTACCGCCACGTGGGCGACGAACGGGTGCTAGAGCGCCTCCGGACGATCGAAGGGCGTGGCAGATATCAGGAGTGA
- a CDS encoding 30S ribosomal protein S27ae: MAHYELYNDDGSTDREQCPRCADAFLADHGDRSHCGKCGYTEWE, translated from the coding sequence ATGGCACACTACGAACTCTACAACGACGACGGCAGCACCGACCGCGAACAGTGCCCCCGCTGTGCCGACGCGTTCCTCGCCGACCACGGCGACCGCTCTCACTGCGGGAAGTGTGGCTACACCGAGTGGGAGTAG
- a CDS encoding 30S ribosomal protein S24e: MDIDIVSEEENPMLHRTDVTFELTHDDATPERLQVRDSLAATLNKNADEVVVRKLETKFGMRKTVGEAKVYETADFARDVEQDHMLERNKIGVGEEPEADAEAEAEPEAEEA, from the coding sequence ATGGACATCGACATCGTCTCCGAGGAGGAGAACCCCATGTTGCATCGGACCGACGTGACCTTCGAACTGACTCACGACGACGCTACGCCCGAACGCCTGCAGGTTCGGGACAGCCTCGCCGCGACGCTCAACAAGAACGCAGACGAGGTCGTCGTGCGCAAACTCGAGACCAAGTTCGGGATGCGAAAGACCGTCGGCGAGGCAAAGGTCTACGAGACCGCCGACTTCGCCCGCGACGTCGAGCAGGACCACATGCTCGAGCGCAACAAGATCGGCGTCGGCGAAGAACCGGAGGCCGACGCAGAGGCCGAAGCCGAACCCGAAGCGGAGGAAGCCTAA